A single window of Salvia splendens isolate huo1 chromosome 6, SspV2, whole genome shotgun sequence DNA harbors:
- the LOC121806907 gene encoding protein MRG1-like codes for MSSSGAIESSAPISGGCDDGGGTTSSVTDSPMRDEAVDSSPFQEGERVLAFHGPCLYDAKVQRVESCSGGWRYYVHYPGWKKTWDEWKGVEDMLKHTEANIQKKEELKAKHSLEKNTRLGRPSLDKIKSSTGVRGRKRKHEIVKKEESFVPSEKHVNLQIPSILKKQLVDDHESITHLGQLVKLPRNPSACEILNKYFDYQVKKDGMIVETVKEIVDGLRCYFDKALPAMLLYKEERQQYKEIIADNVSPSGVYGAEHLLRLFVKLPEMLSCVHIEMETLSELQQRLLEFLRFLQSNQREFFDSNYEKVNGIDNAVKDKEN; via the exons atgagCAGCTCAGGAGCTATAGAAAGCTCCGCGCCAATCTCCGGCGGCTGCGACGACGGCGGTGGCACCACCAGCAGCGTCACCGATAGCCCGATGAGAGACGAAGCCGTTGATTCAAGCCCTTTCCAAGAAGGTGAACGCGTCCTCGCTTTTCACGGCCCCTGCCTCTACGACGCCAAG GTGCAAAGAGTTGAATCGTGCTCTGGGGGATGGAGGTATTATGTTCATTATCCA GGATGGAAAAAAAC TTGGGATGAATGGAAGGGTGTCGAAGACATGCTAAAACATACTGAGGCGAATATTCAAAAGAAAGAGGAACTAAAGGCAAAGCATTCTCTGGAGAAGAATACGAGGCTTGGACGTCCATCActtgataaaattaaaagttcTACTG GGGTCAGAGGCAGGAAGCGGAAACATGAAATCGTCAAAAAG GAAGAGAGTTTTGTTCCATCAGAAAAACATGTAAATCTCCAAATTCCATCTATTTTGAAGAAACAACTGGTTGACGACCATGAGTCTATAACTCATCTTGGCCAG CTAGTCAAACTTCCGCGCAATCCTAGTGCATGTGAGATACTGAACAAGTATTTCGATTACCAGGTGAAGAAAGATGGCAT GATAGTGGAGACTGTTAAAGAGATTGTAGATGGACTGCGCTGTTACTTCGACAAAGCATTACCTGCAATGCTCCTCTACAAAGAGGAACGACAGCAGTACAAAGAAATTATTGCTGATAATGTCTCTCCTTCGGGTGTATATGGAGCTGAGCATTTGTTAAGACTTTTTG TTAAACTACCCGAGATGCTCTCGTGTGTGCATATTGAAATGGAGACACTGTCAGAGCTGCAGCAAAGATTGCTGGAATTCCTCAG GTTCCTCCAGAGCAATCAACGTGAGTTCTTCGACTCGAATTATGAGAAGGTGAATGGCATTGATAATGCAGTGAAGGACAAAGAAAATTGA